Proteins encoded in a region of the Trichosurus vulpecula isolate mTriVul1 chromosome 9, mTriVul1.pri, whole genome shotgun sequence genome:
- the KLF15 gene encoding Krueppel-like factor 15: MVDHLLPVGESFSTTKFPIAYLGDMPAGGRSYHMLPSPLSEDDSDSSSFCSCSSPDSQVLGSSYGSTSNIEGQDSILDYLLSQATLGGSPVAWWDWRRCQPMVKEEHFRFPDPEDMGPFQPTLEEIEEFLEENMDLELKEGPENGTKDLRVCNQLSSGQHKDHILPGGSLKESKTPQSGSSTEGAHSSNNPAATEGGIPVILQIQPMQIKQESSTGPSSPGQNADNIKIAQLLVNIQGQTFALVPQIVQSSNLNLPSKFVRIAPVPIAAKPIGPGGMVPGPAGILVGQKFPKNPAAELIKMHKCTFPGCTKMYTKSSHLKAHLRRHTGEKPFACTWPGCGWRFSRSDELSRHRRSHSGVKPYQCPVCEKKFARSDHLSKHIKVHRFPRSNRSVRSSVN; the protein is encoded by the exons ATGGTGGATCACTTGCTCCCGGTTGGGGAGTCTTTCTCAACCACTAAGTTCCCCATTGCTTACCTGGGGGACATGCCGGCTGGCGGGCGGTCATACCACATGCTGCCCTCTCCATTGTCAGAAGATGACAGTGATTCCTCCAGCTTTTGCTCCTGCTCCAGCCCTGACTCTCAGGTCCTAGGCTCCAGCTATGGGAGCACATCAAACATCGAGGGCCAGGACAGCATCTTAGATTACCTGCTGTCCCAGGCAACACTGGGGGGCAGCCCTGTGGCCTGGTGGGACTGGCGGCGGTGCCAGCCCATGGTGAAAGAGGAACATTTCCGGTTCCCGGACCCAGAAGACATGGGGCCATTCCAGCCCACCTTGGAGGAAATTGAGGAGTTCCTGGAGGAAAACATGGATCTGGAGCTCAAAGAAGGGCCTGAGAATGGGACCAAGGACCTTCGGGTTTGCAACCAGCTCTCTTCTGGGCAGCATAAAGACCACATCCTGCCTGGGGGCAGCTTGAAAGAAAGCAAAACCCCCCAGTCTGGCAGCTCAACGGAAGGTGCCCACAGTTCAAATAATCCAGCGGCCACAGAGGGCGGGATCCCCGTCATACTCCAGATCCAACCTATGCAGATCAAACAAGAGTCAAGCACGGGTCCCAGTTCACCAGGCCAGAATGCGGACAACATTAAAATCGCCCAGCTTCTTGTCAACATCCAGGGGCAGACCTTTGCATTGGTGCCACAGATCGTCCAGTCCTCCAACTTGAACTTACCTTCCAAGTTTGTGCGGATCGCCCCAGTCCCCATCGCGGCCAAGCCCATTGGGCCAGGTGGCATGGTGCCAGGCCCCGCAGGGATCCTAGTAGGCCAGAAGTTTCCAAAGAACCCAGCGGCGGAACTCATTAAAATGCACAAATGTACTTTCCCTGGCTGTACCAAGATGTATACCAAGAGCAGCCACCTTAAGGCCCATCTGCGGAGGCACACAGGCGAGAAGCCTTTTGCATGCACGTGGCCTGGGTGTGGTTGGAG ATTCTCCCGATCGGACGAACTCTCTCGACACAGACGCTCCCATTCCGGGGTGAAGCCGTATCAATGTCCCGTCTGCGAGAAGAAGTTCGCCCGAAGCGACCACTTGTCCAAGCATATCAAGGTGCATCGCTTCCCCCGGAGCAACCGCTCGGTGCGCTCCTCCGTGAACTGA